A section of the Apodemus sylvaticus chromosome 10, mApoSyl1.1, whole genome shotgun sequence genome encodes:
- the Gjd3 gene encoding gap junction delta-3 protein, whose product MGEWAFLGSLLDAVQLQSPLVGRLWLVIMLIFRILVLATVGGAVFEDEQEEFVCNTLQPGCRQTCYDRAFPVSHYRFWLFHILLLSAPPVLFVIYSMHQASKEAGGAQPAPPCARGRAEAPCSPCAQRARRARRCYLLSVALRLLAELAFLGGQALLYGFRVAPHYACTGPPCPHTVDCFVSRPTEKTVFVVFYFAVGLLSALLSVAELGHLLWKGRQRAKLFPPPPPSPSLPSQRGDPDPDPFGPPAYAHRAPAGDSEGGSGHSKASLATLRQDLAI is encoded by the coding sequence ATGGGGGAGTGGGCGTTCCTAGGCTCCCTGCTGGACGCTGTGCAGCTGCAGTCGCCGCTCGTGGGTCGTCTCTGGCTGGTGATCATGCTGATCTTCCGCATCCTGGTGCTGGCCACGGTGGGAGGTGCCGTGTTCGAGGACGAGCAGGAGGAGTTCGTGTGCAATACGCTGCAGCCCGGCTGTCGCCAGACCTGCTACGATCGCGCCTTCCCGGTGTCCCACTACCGCTTCTGGCTCTTCCACATCCTGCTGCTGTCGGCGCCGCCGGTGCTGTTCGTCATCTACTCCATGCACCAGGCCAGCAAGGAGGCGGGGGGCGCGCAGCCGGCACCGCCGTGCGCGCGCGGGCGTGCCGAGGCGCCGTGCTCCCCGTGCGCCCAGCGCGCTCGCCGCGCGCGCCGCTGCTACCTGCTGAGCGTGGCTCTGCGCCTGCTCGCCGAGCTGGCCTTCCTGGGCGGCCAGGCGCTGCTCTACGGCTTCCGCGTGGCCCCGCACTACGCGTGCACCGGGCCACCTTGCCCGCACACGGTCGACTGTTTCGTGAGCCGGCCGACCGAGAAGACCGTCTTCGTGGTCTTCTACTTCGCCGTCGGGCTGCTGTCGGCGCTGCTCAGCGTGGCGGAGCTGGGTCACCTGCTCTGGAAGGGTCGCCAGCGCGCCAAGCTgttcccgccgccgccgccgtcgccCTCTCTGCCTTCGCAACGCGGGGACCCCGACCCCGACCCCTTCGGCCCGCCAGCCTACGCGCACCGTGCACCGGCCGGCGACAGCGAGGGCGGCAGCGGCCACAGCAAAGCGTCATTGGCCACCCTGCGCCAGGACCTGGCCATCTAG